One segment of Erigeron canadensis isolate Cc75 chromosome 2, C_canadensis_v1, whole genome shotgun sequence DNA contains the following:
- the LOC122589940 gene encoding F-box protein At5g07610-like, translated as MVNTRGKIRKAQHTRKICFSEASVADNDQEMTRSGALIGSNDDLITDIFRRLPVTSILRFKSVSKRLLSLLSHRRFTVPYDNISISPGIFIRNLYMPFDVESQKTPPFRRLDFYPDLKGIRIVQSCNGLLLCCSDLGNERARKYYVFNPTTKQFAIIPSVPGGRDVRRSVCFMGLAYHRTDCVHYKVVCIHRAKPEVVVNVPAEDLYHIKIYSSDTRKWKITDQSLYAPYFSAFKCGVYWNGAIHWVPSCRNPMYFKLDTEQLQKLSLRIRMASLGDYHDGPMPIYFGESRGHLHLVEKPHHENRLQLNVYEMLNDHSGWFVKYQVDLAELPGTYPGMAHSYLHPSSPHYYEFDILDVVRGEKEEDTFMVVRVPEKIIRYNIMDKNFKQIFDATNVFYGRIRSSEAHRYIEALTLF; from the coding sequence ATGGTGAACACTAGAGGCAAAATCAGGAAAGCCCAACACACTCGTAAAATCTGCTTCTCGGAGGCTTCTGTGGCGGATAACGATCAAGAAATGACTCGGTCTGGAGCTTTGATCGGTTCCAATGATGACCTTATAACTGACATCTTTCGCCGACTCCCTGTTACCTCTATCCTAAGATTCAAATCTGTCTCTAAACGCTTACTGTCACTTTTGAGTCACCGCCGTTTCACTGTCCCATATGACAACATTTCCATCTCTCCTGGTATTTTTATACGCAATTTGTATATGCCATTTGATGTTGAAAGCCAAAAAACTCCTCCTTTCCGTCGTCTTGATTTCTATCCTGATCTTAAGGGTATCAGAATTGTGCAATCTTGTAACGGGCTACTCCTTTGCTGTAGTGATCTTGGAAATGAACGTGCTCGTAAATATTATGTGTTTAATCCCACCACCAAACAATTTGCTATCATCCCATCTGTCCCAGGAGGCAGGGATGTTCGTAGGAGTGTCTGTTTTATGGGTCTTGCATATCATAGAACAGACTGTGTTCACTACAAAGTTGTTTGTATTCATCGTGCCAAGCCGGAAGTTGTGGTTAACGTTCCGGCTGAGGATCTGTATCACATTAAAATCTACTCTTCTGATACAAGAAAATGGAAGATTACAGACCAATCTCTTTATGCACCATATTTTTCGGCTTTCAAATGTGGAGTTTACTGGAATGGAGCAATACATTGGGTTCCCTCTTGTCGTAACCCTATGTACTTTAAGCTCGACACAGAACAGCTGCAAAAGTTGTCATTACGGATAAGAATGGCATCACTCGGAGACTATCATGACGGACCAATGCCCATTTACTTTGGGGAATCTAGAGGCCATCTTCATTTGGTGGAGAAACCCCATCATGAAAATCGCTtacagttgaatgtgtatgagATGTTAAATGATCATTCGGGCTGGTTTGTCAAGTACCAAGTGGATCTTGCTGAGCTTCCAGGAACTTATCCGGGTATGGCACATAGCTACCTACATCCATCAAGCCCTCATTATTATGAATTCGATATCTTGGATGTCGTTAGGGGTGAAAAGGAAGAAGATACGTTCATGGTGGTGAGAGTTCCCGAGAAGATCATAAGGTACAATATCATGGACAAGAACttcaaacaaatatttgatGCTACCAACGTTTTTTATGGAAGAATCAGATCCTCTGAAGCTCATCGTTATATAGAAGCCTtaactttattttaa
- the LOC122588758 gene encoding protein PHOSPHATE STARVATION RESPONSE 1-like, whose protein sequence is MNGQNRKYTPVCLQPSGEKQLSNMSASGAMSSQNSSLVSRSSSDTVPFQVGQPSHYVNAQPVPLVGQSNGMSWVTESLEDLLEFPDSIIGGSSQIETLNAMIPSGDLGRGTDSNWQNWEHLMNADDNIDSNWSEMLADVDAPSLEPKQMQITTRPPVSSVEACPVGSPSSNGTSIKPRMRWTPELHESFVEAVNQLGGSERATPKGVLKLMNVEGLTIYHVKSHLQKYRTARYKPELSEGSSEKKQNIDEMVSMDIKTKALGFTDALKLQMEVQKQLHEQLEIQRSLQLRIEEQGKYLQMMFEQQRKMESERLKPASSNPDEEPAPLAKATEKPNDDQHISDKDAKKSTENSSQNSKSTTQIEEPDVNISNINSGCSPRPSKRARADQA, encoded by the exons ATGAATGGACAAAATCGGAAATACACCCCTGTATGTCTTCAGCCATCTGGTGAAAAACAGCTAAGTAATATGAGTGCCTCGGGAGCCATGTCATCACAAAATTCTTCATTAGTCTCTAGGTCTTCAAGTGATACGGTGCCATTCCAAGTCGGCCAGCCGTCTCATTATGTAAATGCACAACCAGTGCCATTAGTAGGTCAAAGTAATGGTATGTCGTGGGTTACAGAATCTCTTGAGGATCTTCTTGAATTTCCTGACAGTATCATTGGCGGCAGCTCCCAAATCGAGACTCTTAATGCCATGATTCCATCTGGTGATCTTGGTAGGGGAACTGACTCAAACTGGCAGAACTGGGAACATTTAATGAATGCTGATGATAATATTGACTCAAACTGGAGTGAGATGTTGGCTGATGTTGATGCGCCAAGCCTAGAACCAAAG CAAATGCAAATCACTACTCGTCCTCCCGTGTCAAGCGTGGAAGCATGTCCAGTCGGTAGCCCATCATCTAATGGAACCTCTATTAAACCTCGCATGCGTTGGACACCAGAGCTGCATGAATCCTTTGTTGAAGCAGTCAACCAGCTGGGTGGTAGTGAAC GAGCTACACCAAAAGGCGTTTTGAAGCTCATGAATGTTGAAGGTTTGACAATATATCATGTGAAAAGCCATCTGCAG AAATATAGAACAGCCAGATATAAGCCAGAGTTATCTGAAG GATCATCAGAGAAGAAGCAGAATATTGATGAGATGGTATCTATGGATATTAAAACCAA GGCTTTGGGGTTCACTGATGCATTAAAACTACAGATGGAAGTTCAAAAGCAACTTCATGAACAGCTTGAG ATCCAAAGAAGCTTACAGTTACGAATAGAAGAACAAggtaaatatttacaaatgaTGTTTGAGCAACAAAGGAAGATGGAAAGCGAAAGGTTAAAGCCCGCATCATCTAACCCAGATGAAGAACCTGCCCCTCTAGCAAAAGCAACTGAAAAACCAAATGATGATCAACACATATCAGACAAAGATGCCAAAAAGTCAACGGAAAACAGCAGCCAAAATTCAAAGTCAACAACGCAAATAGAAGAACCGGATGTTAACATATCTAATATCAATAGTGGATGTAGTCCCCGCCCTTCAAAGCGTGCCAGAGCCGACCAGGCATAA
- the LOC122589982 gene encoding probable peroxygenase 3 isoform X1 has product MGDNSGGNQTLKASADAMLTVAEKAPVTSQRKLRLDLDAKLPKPYLARALAAPDTDNVDGTWGHKHNNMSVLQQHVAFFDQDDNGIIYPSETFKGFRDLGFNVVACVFFTMLVHGTMSYVTLPTWLPSPCFPIYIENIHKAKHGSDSATYDTEGRFIPANLENIFSKYAHTKPDKLTFKELWHMTDSNRNACDFFGWAASKLEWGVLYMLAKDSEGFLSKESVRRCFDGSLFEYCARMQKGLVGKTT; this is encoded by the exons atgggTGATAATTCAGGTGGAAACCAGACGTTAAAGGCATCAGCGGATGCAATGCTAACCGTCGCTGAGAAGGCTCCCGTTACTTCCCAGAGAAAACTCAGATTAGATCTTGATGCCAAGCTCCCTAAACCTT ATTTGGCGCGAGCCTTGGCTGCACCCGATACGGataatgtggatggaacatggGGACATAAACACAATAACATGTCTGTTCTTCAACAGCACGTAGCCTTCTTTGATCAAGACGATAATGGCATCATCTACCCTTCGGAAACCTTTAAAG GATTTCGTGACCTTGGATTCAACGTTGTCGCTTGTGTATTCTTCACTATGCTTGTGCATGGAACTATGAGTTATGTCACTCTCCCT ACGTGGTTACCATCACCTTGCTTCCCGATTTACATAGAAAACATACACAAGGCCAAGCATGGAAGTGATTCTGCCACTTATGATACCGAAGGAAG GTTCATTCCAGCAAACCTTGAGAATATATTCAGCAAATATGCACACACCAAACCAGACAAACTCACCTTCAAAGAACTTTGGCATATGACTGATTCAAATCGTAATGCCTGTGATTTCTTCGGCTG GGCTGCAAGTAAATTGGAATGGGGAGTTCTTTATATGCTTGCAAAGGATTCAGAAGGCTTTTTGTCTAAGGAATCGGTAAGGCGATGCTTTGATGGAAGTTTGTTCGAGTATTGTGCAAGGATGCAAAAGGGTCTAGTTGGTAAAACGACATGA
- the LOC122589982 gene encoding peroxygenase 1-like isoform X2, with product MGDNSGGNQTLKASADAMLTVAEKAPVTSQRKLRLDLDAKLPKPYLARALAAPDTDNVDGTWGHKHNNMSVLQQHVAFFDQDDNGIIYPSETFKGFRDLGFNVVACVFFTMLVHGTMSYVTLPTWLPSPCFPIYIENIHKAKHGSDSATYDTEGRFIPANLENIFSKYAHTKPDKLTLAASKLEWGVLYMLAKDSEGFLSKESVRRCFDGSLFEYCARMQKGLVGKTT from the exons atgggTGATAATTCAGGTGGAAACCAGACGTTAAAGGCATCAGCGGATGCAATGCTAACCGTCGCTGAGAAGGCTCCCGTTACTTCCCAGAGAAAACTCAGATTAGATCTTGATGCCAAGCTCCCTAAACCTT ATTTGGCGCGAGCCTTGGCTGCACCCGATACGGataatgtggatggaacatggGGACATAAACACAATAACATGTCTGTTCTTCAACAGCACGTAGCCTTCTTTGATCAAGACGATAATGGCATCATCTACCCTTCGGAAACCTTTAAAG GATTTCGTGACCTTGGATTCAACGTTGTCGCTTGTGTATTCTTCACTATGCTTGTGCATGGAACTATGAGTTATGTCACTCTCCCT ACGTGGTTACCATCACCTTGCTTCCCGATTTACATAGAAAACATACACAAGGCCAAGCATGGAAGTGATTCTGCCACTTATGATACCGAAGGAAG GTTCATTCCAGCAAACCTTGAGAATATATTCAGCAAATATGCACACACCAAACCAGACAAACTCACCTT GGCTGCAAGTAAATTGGAATGGGGAGTTCTTTATATGCTTGCAAAGGATTCAGAAGGCTTTTTGTCTAAGGAATCGGTAAGGCGATGCTTTGATGGAAGTTTGTTCGAGTATTGTGCAAGGATGCAAAAGGGTCTAGTTGGTAAAACGACATGA